The nucleotide window AGCAGAAGCCCGCCACCTGGAGGTGCTTGCCCTCCTCGGCGTCCGGGATCTCCGCGGTCAGGGCCGTGAGGCCGCTGGCCTCGAGGTCCGTCTTCACGACGTCGCCCGTCGCCCGCAGGGCGCGGGGGTGGACCACCAGCACCCGCTGCACGCCGGGGCCCAGGATGTCGGGCAGGCGAGCGAGCAGGCCACGGCCCACGACGACGTCGTAGCCCCCCTGGGCGGCGTTCTCGTGGCCGCCGCCCACCGGGATGACGGTGGCGTCCTCGGGGCGGTCGGCGCCGGGCGCGTCGGCCCCCGGCTCACCGGCGGGATCGAGCTCGGACGGGTCCGGATGTCGCTCGGTCATGGGTGGGTCTCATTCCTTCAGCGGGGGCAGATCCCCTCCACGATACGCCAGGCGAGCTCGCGGGCCGGATCTGACGTGGTGTCCACCACGAGGTCGGCGACCTCGTGGTAGAGGGGATCGCGCTCCGCGAGGATCCGGCTCCACGTGCCGGCCGGGTCCCCCGCGAGCACGGGGCGCCCGGCACCGCTGTCGAGCCGGCGCAGCGCCTCGGCCTCCGTCACGCGCAGGTACACGACCGCGACCTCGGGGCGGGAGAGCAGCGACCGCGTCCCGGGCGAGAGCACGGCGCCGCCGCCGCTGGCCAGGACGCACGGCACGGCGCGGCTCAGGACGTGCTCGATCACCCGTGCCTCCTCGGCCCGGAACGCCCGCTCGCCGTGCTCGGCGAAGAAGGCGGGGATGGGTCCGTGGACCTGCACGAGGAGGTCGTCGGAGTCCACGAACGCCAGCCCCGTGGCCTCGGCCAGGGCGCGCCCGACGGTGGTCTTCCCCGCGCCCATGGGCCCCACGAGCACGAGGCCGCGCCGCGTGCCGGCGTCCTCCCCCGCCCTGGCCGACGCGGCGAGCCGCGCCTCGAGGGCGCCGGCCATCGCGTCCCACGGCCGAGCCGTGCAGGGCCCCGGGACGGGGTGGGTCGCCGGGCAGGCGGCCGTCACGGCGCGGGCCTCACGGCAGGGGGTCGCCCATGGGGCCGTCGGCGGGGGCGTCCCCCGCAGGCTCGGGCAGCGCGGGGATCGCGGCCGTGAAGGCCTCCAGGTTGCGCCGGGTCTCCCCGAGCGAGTCGCCGCCGAACTTCTCCATCACGGCATCGGCCAGCACGAGCGCGACCATGGCCTCGGCGACGATGCCCGCGGCGGGCACCGCCGCGACGTCCGAGCGCTGGTGATGCGCCGTGGTCGCGTCGCCGGTGGCCACGTCCACGGTCGGCAGCGCGCGCGGGACGGTGGCGATGGGCTTCATCGCCGCGCTCACGCGCAGCACCTCGCCCGTGGACATGCCGGCCTCGATGCCGCCGGCGCGGTCGCTCGTGCGACGCGGTCGGCCGCCGTCGCCGCGGGCGATCCCGTCATGGGCCGCCGAGCCGCGGCGGGAGGCGGTGGCGAAGCCGTCGCCCACCTGGACGCCCT belongs to Micrococcus sp. 2A and includes:
- a CDS encoding shikimate kinase translates to MTAACPATHPVPGPCTARPWDAMAGALEARLAASARAGEDAGTRRGLVLVGPMGAGKTTVGRALAEATGLAFVDSDDLLVQVHGPIPAFFAEHGERAFRAEEARVIEHVLSRAVPCVLASGGGAVLSPGTRSLLSRPEVAVVYLRVTEAEALRRLDSGAGRPVLAGDPAGTWSRILAERDPLYHEVADLVVDTTSDPARELAWRIVEGICPR